In one Chionomys nivalis chromosome 13, mChiNiv1.1, whole genome shotgun sequence genomic region, the following are encoded:
- the LOC130885913 gene encoding putative olfactory receptor 2W6, whose product MEKSNDSSEYGFILVGFSDRPRLEMVLFIVNFTLYSVAVLGNATIILVCILDPRLHTPMYFFLANLSFLDLCFSTSCIPQMLVNLWGPDKTISYAGCVVQLFSFLSVGGIECILLAVMAFDRYAAVCKPLHYMVIMHPQLCVRLVALAWGSGLVNAIVMSPLTMTLSRCGRRRVNHFLCEMPALIKMACVDARAVEMLAFTFAILIVLLPLTLILVSYGYIAAAVLRIKSAAGRWKAFNTCSSHITVVSLFYGSIIYMYMQPGNSSSQDQGKFLTLFYNLVTPMLNPLIYTLRNKEVKGALKKVCGRH is encoded by the coding sequence ATGGAGAAGTCAAACGACAGCTCCGAGTATGGGTTCATCCTTGTGGGCTTCTCGGATCGCCCTCGCCTGGAGATGGTGCTCTTCATAGTAAATTTCACTCTGTACTCGGTGGCTGTGCTGGGAAACGCAACCATAATCCTTGTGTGTATATTGGACCCCCGGCTTCACACCCCTATGTACTTCTTTCTGGCAAATCTCTCATTTCTGGATCTCTGCTTTAGTACCAGCTGCATCCCACAGATGCTAGTAAACCTCTGGGGCCCAGACAAGACCATCAGCTATGCTGGCTGCGTGGTGCaacttttctccttcctgtcgGTTGGGGGAATAGAGTGCATCCTACTGGCTGTCATGGCGTTCGACCGCTATGCTGCTGTTTGCAAACCTTTGCATTACATGGTCATTATGCACCCACAGCTGTGTGTGAGACTGGTGGCTCTGGCCTGGGGGAGTGGGCTCGTCAACGCTATCGTCATGTCACCACTCACAATGACCCTGTCCCGATGCGGCCGCCGCAGAGTCAATCATTTCCTTTGTGAAATGCCGGCTCTGATCAAGATGGCCTGTGTGGATGCTCGCGCGGTGGAAATGCTGGCTTTCACCTTCGCCATCCTTATCGTCCTGCTGCCCCTCACGCTGATTCTTGTCTCCTACGGCTACATAGCTGCTGCCGTGCTGAGGATCAAGTCGGCCGCTGGAAGATGGAAAGCTTTCAACACCTGTAGCTCCCACATCACTGTGGTGTCCCTGTTCTATGGAAGCATCATCTATATGTACATGCAGCCTGGAAATAGCTCTTCCCAGGACCAAGGGAAATTTCTCACTCTCTTCTATAACTTGGTGACTCCCATGCTGAATCCGCTCATTTATACTTTAAGGAACAAGGAAGTGAAGGGGGCACTGAAGAAGGTTTGTGGGAGACACTGA